The stretch of DNA CGATGAGACGTGAAGCGATGACTACTCGTTGGCTTGGCCTTTGATGGTTCTTTGGGCGACATCCCAGGCCGAATCAAGGTGCTCGAGATACGCAGAAGGACTTAGTAGTGAGTCGCATGAATCGGTCTGGATATCAAAGAGCCAACCGTCGCTGTACGTTTCAGCATTGATAATTGAAGGGTCATCTAACGCCGCTTCATTGATGCCAACGAGTTTGCCTGCCAGCGGTGCGTACAAATCACTTTCCGCCTTCTTGCTTTCGATCGAACCCAGAGACGCTCGCGACTTCAGGTCCATGCCGACTTCGACCGTCCAATCAAGGAAATAGACATCTTGAAGAAGTCGCACAGCGTACGCGGTGAGTCCAAAACGCAGGACGCCATCGCCGATCGCTTTGGCCCACATATGATTGGTGGCGTAGAGAAGGTCCGTTGGGAACGAGGCAAGATGCTCGCCCATGGCAAACTCGAGCGGGGATCCTTCGTTGCTCGATTCCGAAGCATCACTTCTCACGTGTAGCGAACCCCTTGATGCTCAGGTTCAAAGAACGCTGGCAACAGTGAATCGACTCGCAGCAATCCTTCATCGGTCAGCCGGATGGTATCGTCCTGGACGGTCGCCAATCCCTCTTTCACATAGGAATCCCACACGCTTTTCCATTGATCGACAATCTCGACTTGGAACTTGTCGCGGAAGTACTTGGCATCAAGGTAGCCGCGTTTAAGCAACAAGATCATTTCGCGTACAAGCTTTTGATGTTCACTTGGAACGAATCCACGTCCGAGGGGCAGTTTGCCGCTCTCTACCGTGCTGAGGTATTTTTCCAAGTCCGCTAAGTTTTGGTAATGAACTCCGCTGGCGTGGCCAAAGCTAGCGATACCGGTAGCAAGCAAGTCAGCACCTTGCCAAAGATTGTCGCGGTAACTGAAGTTCACTTTCGATGGATCTTTGACGACCGTGTAGGCACTGCTAACGCTGTACCCAGCAGCCTGGAATTCATCGAAAGCGTATTTCACCCAGTCGCGTTTGGTTTGCCAATCTGCAACTGGGCTTTCGACTTTGTTGCCCAAGATGTCCTTGCTGTAGACGGTGTTGAAAGGCAATTCCATTTGATAGATCGTCACGCTCTCTGGCGACAATTCGAGTGTCTTGACGACGTTGCGTTTCCAATTGTCCCAAGTCTCACCCACCATGCCGGCGATCAGGTCAATGTTGACATTGGGAAATTCGGCAGCTTGAATCCATTCCCAAGCGTTGTAGACCTGCTTGGACAAGTGAGCGCGACCGTTTTCTTCGAGAAGTTCGTCCGAGAAATTTTCAATCCCCAGACTTAGCCTCGTTACGCCAAGGACTTCCCGCAGCGTTTTGACTTTTGTTTCGCTCAGCGTTCCTGGCTCACATTCGAACGTGACTTCCTCGGCACCGTCCCAAGTGATGTGTTGTCGCAAACGATCGGCAAGTTTGGTGAGCTGCTTGGGCGACAGAAAGCTAGGAGTGCCGCCACCAAAATACACAAATCGAAACGGACGGTCCTTCATCACTGCCAGTTCGCTGACCAGAGAGATTTCGTTGCACAACGCATCGACGTACCGCTGGACTTCGGCCGCGTTCACATCCGTGAAGACTTTGAAGTAGCAAAACTTGCAGCGTTTACGACAAAAGGGAATGTGCAGATACAGACCGAGAGGCGTTTCTTCTTGGGGGGCACTCTCCAATGCCGATTTTACGGCTGGCAAAGCGTCCACATTCCATTGGCTATATGGTGGATAGTTGGAAATGAAATAGCTGCCGACTTCGGTCTTTTTGAGCGGTGTGGTCGATGACATGGCTGGCAAGTGAGGTAGGGAAACGGTCGGGCGAGGCAAGGTTAAGGAACAGCTCTAGTTTGCAGATGTGTTATTTGTGGCGGATTCTATCGCAGATTCGGACTTAGGGCCGAAGCACCGGAGTACCCCATTGTCGTCGGCAATCAGTAGTTTTGCACCCCACACCGTTGGACTGGCTAAAAAAGATCCGCGAACCTCGTAACTCCAAGACCTTTCCTGGCCATCGGCAAGCGATAATCGCAACAATCGTCCATCAGTTCCGGCGATAAAGACATCATCGCCGACTATCAACGGCGTTGCATCGGCACGTCGTCGCAGCGTGTGTCGCCAAAGGCGTTCGCCGGTCTCGATCGAAATGGCGTCCACTTGTTTACGTGCACTACTGACAATGACCACGCGTTCGTTTGCCGCGGCGCTATTGCGATATTCTTGAACACGTTCGTCGTCTTCGTAACGCCAAAGTTGTTCTGGTTTCTGCCAATCGAACGCGAACACGGCACCATCCATGATCGGAAGATAGGCTCTGTTGCCAAAGACCGTGGGAGTACTGCCGGTTGGGCCGCCAAGTGGAAACGGTTCTCCGATCGCTTTGCCCGTGTTGAGGTCAACCATGTGAAGCCGGCCGTCGCAGCCACCTAAGAATGTACGGTCTCCCGCGATAGCTGGACTGCAACGGATCTGGTCTTCCGTTTCGTAAGTCCATTTGTTTGAGCCATCGGCAAGGTTGTAACCGTACAGTTTTCCATCCTGGCTTGTTACCAACACGAGGTCGCCAAAGAAGGCAGCGGTGCCATTGATTTCGCCTTCGGTACTCGCTTGCCACTTGGTTGACCCATCACTAATGTCCAACGCATACAAATTTCCTTCGACATCTCCGATCACCAGCGATTGGTTCTTAATCGCAGGCGAAGAAACGAAACCTGTGTCGAAGTTACGTTTCCAGATTTCCGTTCCATCGGAAAGTGTGACTGCGTAAATTTTGCCCAGGGCATCGGCGATGAAAACTTTATCGTCGGCGATAGTAGGCGAGGATTCGATCGCTTCGTCAGCTTCGTATTCCCAAAGAAGTGAAAGCTCTTTGGGTAACGATGTAGTTGCGGGCTGATCTGTGGCAGGGACTTCCTCGGAAAGTCCAGGAACGCCAATCACAAGCGAAAATAGTAAAGCGAAGATTGAGGCGTAGCGTGATCGGACGTTCATATCAGGGAATATGTGTGAGGTTGCTTCCTTGCCGTATTTAGCAAGGATCATGAAGGAGCGACATCGTAGTATAGGCATCACATACCCAGAATAATTTTCTTTTGGGGGACTCAGGTATAAGGATTTCTTGCATTCGACTGTTTCGCACTCTTAAACTGGAACCCACACTTTTTTGAACTTTCGACCCCAACTAGGGCCATTGTCGTGACTAGTGATAAGATTCAGTTCCGGTGTCCGAAGTGTTCCAAAGTCTTGGCGGTCGCATCGCATCATGCAGGGAAGACAGTCAAGTGCCCGGGATGTCAAACGCATTTGAAGTTGCCTGGGGCGACGCAGCTTACGTCGGTCACGGCTAGGTCCGCTCCAGCGGCCAATTCCGATCAGGCGGTTTCATCCGCAAGGGCAACATCGTCCGTCGCTAACAGCGGCAAGCCGGTCGCCCGTACAACCCCTGGCAATGGACCTTTGGAAGCTGAAGTTCGGTTGTCGCTAGGAATGCCAGCGACCGGATTGGACCCGAGGTCCAGTTCTTCAATTGCCAAATCGCAATCGAATCCGCAGTCAAATCCATTTGATTTCCCCGACCAGCCGAATCATACGAGTCAGGCTGCGAGTGCAAACTATGCACCCGCGAACCCGTTCGTGACGCAAGCAACCGGTCCCACGACGTTTTCGGCGAATCCGCAAGCAACCACGCCATCAAGTGCATCACCCGGTACGCGAAGCGGGGACATTCGCAAATCGACCCAAGATGGCGCTTCCAGTGTTCCTCTTGGATTGTCGATTGGTGGATTCATCACGGCGGTAATTGTCGCGTCAATCTTCATGGTGGTTTGGTTGGTGGTGGCGGCGGTGACCGGACGCGAATTAGGAGTGCTAGCTTGGGGGCTTGGCGGAGCTATAGGCGCAGTCGCTGGATTCATTGCCCGCAATCCATCGAAACTCTATTGCGGTTCGGCGGCCGGGCTTGCAGTCGTTAGCATCTTAATGGCGAAGGTTGTGATGGCGAAGGTTGTGATGGCGATGTTCTTGATGCTGGCGTCATTGGGAATGGATGTTATGCAAGAGTTCGCGAACTACTCGCCTGAACGAGTCAAGCAGCTTCACGCGTTGGCCGATGAAAAGCTCGCTAATGGCGAACTAGACGGTTACGAGAAGGACTATGCCCAACGATACGTGAAGGCTTTTTACTCAGGTCAGCATGAGGTGCTCTACGAGGAAGTGGACGTCAGCGAAGATCAATACGAGATTCAGCAATCATTCGCCGAAGATCTCGGGCAAGAACTGGATGCACTCACACCGCAAGACATAGAAAAGCTAGTGTCGAAAGCGAAGGCTCGGCATCCAGAGTGGATTGAAGACAACAATCATTACCTTGCGATGGTGGATCAGTTGGCGAATGAACCGGGGGCCCTACCGGATGACCTGCTCGCGCACGCGAGGAACGAACTGGCTGGACTGGACGAGGTTCAAGACACGGACTACTACGAATCGGTCGCACCCAAGGTGATGCGAGAACGTCGCAATCAGTTGCGTGACGTAGCTGCGCAGCGTCTTGTTTCTCTTGATGCATCAGCAACGGATGAAGCGGTTCGAACCGCGCTTAAGAATCATCCCCTATGGAACCCGTTTCCCGATGCGTCTCACGCAATGATGGAAACCATGTACGAGAACGGTGAATTCCAAGGTCCACTTGCTCGCCATGCCGAAGCTGCAATCGCGGCCACGTTCGATGATGAGTACTCGGAATACTACGACGAAGTTGACTACGATGAAATTGACTCGCGTGACAACGACGTGCAGAAGTTGATTTCTGCAAAGCTTGTCGATCTCGATGCTACGGGGCGTGAACAAGTCATTGCCGAAGCCCGATTACGGCATCCCGACTGGTATGGGGAAAACATGACGTTGGAACAACAACAGGCCGAGATGCAGAGGGCCATGGAGGAGATAGGTGGCGATGGAAGCTTTCTGGGCAGTTTTGCTGCCGTGTGCGGACCACTAGATTTGCTGTGGATTTTCTTGGGGGCTAGCACTGCGTATTCCACCTCCCGCAAACTAGGATTTGCAGCCTAGCGGCCGAGTCCCTGCCCGTGCTGGGGCGGAAATTCGCGTTCGCCCCTGCAAAACCGGATAATTCGTTGCGAACAAGGTCTCCTCGGGCGTGTCTGAAGGCTGAGTTTTTTGGCCCCCCTCGAAGTTCCCTCGCGGGCGTCTAACATACGCTCAGCAAGGACTTCGTCTTCGTCGTCCTTTGCCAAATCCAGTGGCCCGCCCTCGGCGGCCGTTTCCTTATTTCTGCTACGCTTCGTTCTGCTATTTGCTATTTATGATTTGTGTCACTCTTGGACGTGCTCGCCACAAGCGAATGATCGCCGATCATCAGTTTCTCGCTGAGCAAGGGGCTCAACTTGTTGAGCTTCGGTTGGACTACATCAGTCGCGCCGTTAGTCTTAAACGATTGCTTGAGAATCGATTTTGTCCGATCGTGGTAACCGTTCGCCGTCGCGAAGATGGTGGACGTTGGCTTAAAAGCGAAGCTGAGCGGTTGACGCTGCTTCGCAGTGCAATTGCGGCCGGTGTGGATTACGTCGACATCGAGGCGGACGTGGCATCCCAGATCCCACGCTATGGGAATACCAAACGCATCATCAGTTTTCATGACTTTGATGAAACGCCTGAGGATCTTGAAGAGCTACACGCTGCCATGGCTGAGGAAGACGCCGACATCGTCAAAATCGCCACCATGGCAAATTCGTTCCAAGATAACCTGCGAATGATGGACTTGGTCAAAAACGCCAAGATTCCAACCATTGGAATTTGCATGGGTGAAATGGGAATGATCACTCGGATTCTTGGGGAAAGGTTGGGGTCTCCCTTTACCTACGCCACGTTCAGCAAAGACAAGAAAATGGCGCCTGGTTTGCTTGAGTGGAAAGAAATGCAAACGCTGTATCGGTATTCCACCATTGACGACAACACGGTGCTGTTCGGTGTCGTCGCAGATCCGGTAGCTCATAGTTACAGCCCGTTGATTCACAATCGAGCGTTCGAAGATTCCGGAATCAATGCAAGGTACTTGCCGTTTCGAGTACCCAAAAGTGACCTTCCTAACTTTATCAAGCACTGCAAAGAACTCGGCGTGGAAGGCTTAAGTGTTACGATCCCGCATAAGGAAGAGGCCTTGGACCAGTGTACTCAGGCCGAATCTAGCGCTTCGGGAATCGGTGCCGTGAATACACTTGTGTTTCAAGGCGATAGCGTTCTTGGGTACAACACCGACTACCGCGCCGCAATGGACTGCGTCGAGGAATTATTTAACATCGATCGGACCAAGGAACGTCCGATGCAAGGCATGACGGCTCTCATTCTTGGAGCCGGAGGGGTGTCGCGAGCGATAGCTTGGGGACTGAAACAACGCCACTGCGATGTGGTGATTGCATCGAGAACGTTTGAAAGAGCCGAAATCTTGGCTTCGGAACTAGGATGTCGAGTGATCAAATGGGAGGATCGTCATGACGAACGAATTAACTTGCTCGTTAACGGAACGCCGATCGGTATGCATCCCGATGTGGATGTTTCGCCGTACAACGAAACGTCGCTCAATCAATTCGTCGCTGTCTTTGATACGGTCTATAACCCCGAGAACACACTATTGATTAAGTACGCTAAGCGGGCTCAGTGCCGAATCATCACGGGCATTGATATGTTTGTGCGTCAGGCGGCCTATCAGTACAAACTGTTCACTGGCAAAGACGCCAATGTTCAACTGATGCGGAAGACGATTAAGGATGCAACCAACCCGGTGCAGTTGAACTAATTGGAAAATCCGCTTCGCTGCATGCATTGCGAATCCCGTTCATTTTAAGTGGCCACACGCCCTACGGTTTATATCGAAGACTTACTGATGCCATCAACACTACCGAGCAACTTGATCATTCGCCAAGCAGAACCCGCCGATGCAGAAGCAATTCATGCTCTGATGCGGCCCTATGTTATGCAGCACCTGTTGCTTGCGCGCACGGAAGCCGAGGTGATTGAATTGACGCGGCACGGTTTTGTAGCCATGCGAACCGAAGGCGATCAAGAAGTTCAGTTGGTGGGTTTTTCGGCAGTGGAAATCTACAGCCCCAAGTTGGCTGAATTGCAATGCCTTGCGGTACATCACGAATTCCAAGGTTCGGGCGTCGGTAAAGCGCTTGTTACTCACTGCGTGGACCGAGCACGCGATGTCGGCGTCATGGAAGTGCTGGCCATTAGTTCCAACGAGCAGTTCCTGAAAACTTGTGGTTTCGACTTTTCGTTGCCCGATCAAAAGAAGGCGTTGTTTTGCCAACTGAGGCCCCGCCCGAAGGAATAACCGGCACGCGCAGCATCGAGAATTTTAGTTGCAGGCCCGCGTTTGCTAGGGAGTTTGCCACTCACGGATGGCATCGATCGGATAACCCAGCATGATGATGTTCAACAGCAGGCTATCACGAATCGTGATCAAGAGTCCGACTTCCAATGCAATGGCAAATAGGATGGACCACTTCCAACCTGCCTTTGAAGCGATGAAGTATCCGGTCAAACAGGCGATAACATCGGCTATTGAATTGGCAATCGAATCCCCCGTGTATCCCAGTGCCATGGTGGCCTCGCGATACCGATTGATAATCAGTGGCGAGTTTTCGAGGATTTCCCAGGACGCTTCAATCGCGGTTGCGACCGCCCAACGCGATGATTCGTGATTTCGCAGCCATTGAGGCCACGGCATCCACTTAAGCACCCAGTAGAAAATCACTCCGTGTAGCACGTGAGTGAAGAAGTAGGGGTCGATGAGGTGCTGCGATGCGTGTTCGGACCAAATGTCCCAAGCCCATGGGGTTGCTTGACCGCATTGGCACCAAAGTTGACGTCCCATCGCGGCAAGGACCGCCACCATGGCGGCGACGATCGCAAAGCAAATCATGGATGTTTTTCGGCTCATGCCCCAAGCTTAGCGTTTTGCCGAGATCGTCGCAGGGCATAGAAAACCCCAGCAGCGTGAATCACTCTGCTGGGGCTGTGCTCGATTGATCAACGACGACAACTTTGTCTAAGCCGATTCAGGTCGCTTGTCGCATTCAATAAAAGCGTAGGCGTTGTGATTGTGAATCGATTCAAAGTTTTCCGAGAAGCACTGGTACCACTCGATTCGGTCGTCGGCATTCAGGGTAACGGCCATGTCCCGGACAATGTCTTCGACAAATTTGGGATTTTCGTAGGCTCGTTCGGTAACCCATTTCTCATCGGGACGTTTGAGCACCGAGAACACCTGAGTCGATGCGCACTTTTCAATCATGCCAAACAATTCTTCGATCCATAGATGGTGACCTTCCGCAACGCGGACCTTCACCGTCATCTCGCATCGTTGGTTGTGGGCACCATATTCCGAAATCTCTTTCGAGCAGGGGCAAAGGCTTGTCGCCGGAATCTTCAACGTCATGATGAAATCGTCGGTCGTACCGCTCGCGATTTCAAACGTGACATCAAAATCTAGCTTGCCACTTTGCCCGGTAACGGGAGCTTTTTTGTCGATGAAGTAGGGGAACGACAACTCCAAGAACGCATCCTTCGCCTTCAGCTTGTCTTGCATGGTGACGCAGATTTCACGAATGGTGTCGGACGTGATGCCCTCGTGATAATCATTGAGCACTTCAACGAAGCGAGACATGTGAGTGCCTTTCTCTTCGTGAGGAAGTGACACGAACATATTGATCGTGGCAACGGTGTGAATGAAGGTGTTGCCATGGCCTTCGCCTGGAGTGCGAAACGATATGGGGTAGCGAACGTTGGTGACGCCTACCTTATTGATAGCGACGTTTCGCTTATCGCCGGTGGATTGAATATCGGGAAGTGGTTGGCTGGTTTCGCCGTCAGTAAGCTGAATCATATTTTAAATATCGGTATGTGAGATCAGTGTTAAGTTGCAGAAGCCGTTGTGCTTCGCGAGCGTCGCTTAAAGTGAT from Rubripirellula amarantea encodes:
- a CDS encoding outer membrane protein assembly factor BamB family protein — protein: MILAKYGKEATSHIFPDMNVRSRYASIFALLFSLVIGVPGLSEEVPATDQPATTSLPKELSLLWEYEADEAIESSPTIADDKVFIADALGKIYAVTLSDGTEIWKRNFDTGFVSSPAIKNQSLVIGDVEGNLYALDISDGSTKWQASTEGEINGTAAFFGDLVLVTSQDGKLYGYNLADGSNKWTYETEDQIRCSPAIAGDRTFLGGCDGRLHMVDLNTGKAIGEPFPLGGPTGSTPTVFGNRAYLPIMDGAVFAFDWQKPEQLWRYEDDERVQEYRNSAAANERVVIVSSARKQVDAISIETGERLWRHTLRRRADATPLIVGDDVFIAGTDGRLLRLSLADGQERSWSYEVRGSFLASPTVWGAKLLIADDNGVLRCFGPKSESAIESATNNTSAN
- a CDS encoding glycine cleavage system protein H, translating into MGEHLASFPTDLLYATNHMWAKAIGDGVLRFGLTAYAVRLLQDVYFLDWTVEVGMDLKSRASLGSIESKKAESDLYAPLAGKLVGINEAALDDPSIINAETYSDGWLFDIQTDSCDSLLSPSAYLEHLDSAWDVAQRTIKGQANE
- a CDS encoding coproporphyrinogen-III oxidase family protein; the encoded protein is MSSTTPLKKTEVGSYFISNYPPYSQWNVDALPAVKSALESAPQEETPLGLYLHIPFCRKRCKFCYFKVFTDVNAAEVQRYVDALCNEISLVSELAVMKDRPFRFVYFGGGTPSFLSPKQLTKLADRLRQHITWDGAEEVTFECEPGTLSETKVKTLREVLGVTRLSLGIENFSDELLEENGRAHLSKQVYNAWEWIQAAEFPNVNIDLIAGMVGETWDNWKRNVVKTLELSPESVTIYQMELPFNTVYSKDILGNKVESPVADWQTKRDWVKYAFDEFQAAGYSVSSAYTVVKDPSKVNFSYRDNLWQGADLLATGIASFGHASGVHYQNLADLEKYLSTVESGKLPLGRGFVPSEHQKLVREMILLLKRGYLDAKYFRDKFQVEIVDQWKSVWDSYVKEGLATVQDDTIRLTDEGLLRVDSLLPAFFEPEHQGVRYT
- the folE2 gene encoding GTP cyclohydrolase FolE2, translating into MIQLTDGETSQPLPDIQSTGDKRNVAINKVGVTNVRYPISFRTPGEGHGNTFIHTVATINMFVSLPHEEKGTHMSRFVEVLNDYHEGITSDTIREICVTMQDKLKAKDAFLELSFPYFIDKKAPVTGQSGKLDFDVTFEIASGTTDDFIMTLKIPATSLCPCSKEISEYGAHNQRCEMTVKVRVAEGHHLWIEELFGMIEKCASTQVFSVLKRPDEKWVTERAYENPKFVEDIVRDMAVTLNADDRIEWYQCFSENFESIHNHNAYAFIECDKRPESA
- the aroE gene encoding shikimate dehydrogenase; amino-acid sequence: MICVTLGRARHKRMIADHQFLAEQGAQLVELRLDYISRAVSLKRLLENRFCPIVVTVRRREDGGRWLKSEAERLTLLRSAIAAGVDYVDIEADVASQIPRYGNTKRIISFHDFDETPEDLEELHAAMAEEDADIVKIATMANSFQDNLRMMDLVKNAKIPTIGICMGEMGMITRILGERLGSPFTYATFSKDKKMAPGLLEWKEMQTLYRYSTIDDNTVLFGVVADPVAHSYSPLIHNRAFEDSGINARYLPFRVPKSDLPNFIKHCKELGVEGLSVTIPHKEEALDQCTQAESSASGIGAVNTLVFQGDSVLGYNTDYRAAMDCVEELFNIDRTKERPMQGMTALILGAGGVSRAIAWGLKQRHCDVVIASRTFERAEILASELGCRVIKWEDRHDERINLLVNGTPIGMHPDVDVSPYNETSLNQFVAVFDTVYNPENTLLIKYAKRAQCRIITGIDMFVRQAAYQYKLFTGKDANVQLMRKTIKDATNPVQLN
- a CDS encoding DUF2585 family protein; the encoded protein is MSRKTSMICFAIVAAMVAVLAAMGRQLWCQCGQATPWAWDIWSEHASQHLIDPYFFTHVLHGVIFYWVLKWMPWPQWLRNHESSRWAVATAIEASWEILENSPLIINRYREATMALGYTGDSIANSIADVIACLTGYFIASKAGWKWSILFAIALEVGLLITIRDSLLLNIIMLGYPIDAIREWQTP
- a CDS encoding GNAT family N-acetyltransferase; this encodes MPSTLPSNLIIRQAEPADAEAIHALMRPYVMQHLLLARTEAEVIELTRHGFVAMRTEGDQEVQLVGFSAVEIYSPKLAELQCLAVHHEFQGSGVGKALVTHCVDRARDVGVMEVLAISSNEQFLKTCGFDFSLPDQKKALFCQLRPRPKE